From Quercus robur chromosome 8, dhQueRobu3.1, whole genome shotgun sequence:
CGCATTATATAAATGTCATATAATTGGGTGTAGTgtataaaaagtaacaattaatttaagtattattttaaaaatatatatttctataagttttttttatctttttatctctgcaaatatatcatattattatttttttgtatgtttgatTAACATTTTTCCAAGGTGAACTATattcttctctctccctctctctcttggattttttttttctttcttatggTTCTGTTTaaggttgatgattttttttttttttttaatttcccattaCAAAGTCTTATCTCTCCCTTTTGTACAGCTTTGCTTGAATTCTGATTTGGGttaatacttaatttttttttaaggtaataaaagtaatattaatcatgatgaaataaaaaaaaagaaagaaaatacatgatgttcatgatggtgaacataaaaaaataaaaataaaaataaaataaaaaaaacaacaacaacaacaacaacaaacaacatcaaagaaaaaaataactcaagGGACAATTCTAAGAGTAGAAAGAAACTCAATGATAGAAGAACAATTTGAAGAACCCCAACGCACCTAGACTaatcaaaaatatatagtttgcCAGCATAAAGCTTATACTTAgcttttttggaaataggaatttgagtttatgtcaaaacacaatctacatagctatgaatttgaaaatgccTGCCAATTTTTTGggtgataaattattataaagtctatcttttattccttttgtttcattgtaattttggttaagataaTGTTGTAAATTTGTGATGAATTTATACTATTATAATAATCTCAGGGGTGTTCTAGAAGCTGAAGTGAAAATTGTGAAATCATTAAAAGACTAATAGAAAAATActggaaaaaataatttagtttattattgaaaagaaaataatgacatgaatgttgatgtggctcaataggaaaatagcaacaataaatgctacgttTCAATGGCACAATGATTGTAGAGACTTAAtgactaataattaaaaaggaaTAGGTATAATAAAAGTCTAATTCCATACTTATGGGCCGGTTATTATCTAATACCATAATTATATCActcataaaaatgaaaataagtgTAATTTCCCCTGAAATTGCTCCTAACAAAACGCCATTTTGGTGTGGATTCCATGGTGCGGGAAATGTTCCATAATGTGCTCCAATCAAAATGTGTAATTACTTTTAGGATGTGATTTATTAAGGTTTGTTGCCATTTCAAATTCCCATTGTGACCCCTAAAACCTCCAATTACACATTCCATTCTTCACttaaatgtaatttaatttattattttgttcttcGCTTATAGAGTTGAAACCACATCCGCCTGGAATTGGAAAAGACTCAGGTATTATCTTTGCATCACAATATTTgcttaaatttatatatgattgtcCCTTGAATTTTACAGTCATTTGGATTGTTTACAATATTTGAATGGAATCATCTCTATCTCTAATTGTATTGTATCATTACTCTCACTCAAATTGTTGGATGAATTAATGAAATACCTGATTCATGCTCTGcaccaccaaaacccattaaattAAATAGGTTTAGACTTTAATTGAGATTAAGCAAGGTAATATCCAGATAGAATATGAGTTTTTGGGCTTCAAGGAAGGtaagctttaatttttttttctctctttgtttaacgttttaattagataatattaatatattattagaatttacatttttaatttaatgggGTCTTCAGTCCTCAGTTTGTCTTATTGCACTAATTCTCTTTATTTTGGTAGAATTTTATAAAGAATGcaaaaaagataaagaggaaaagttgcaaaataaattcaaaagcaACAAATCGCTACCCACATTCTCcaatatatgcatgtccaacaacAATGTCAATTTAAGCAAATAAGAAAGCAGAGAAGATATAGCaggtacttttttcttttcattatgaataaatataaaattgtattgTCCCATAGTATCTAAAATTAACTTGctttattcattttaaactGAAAAGTGACTACAATCTAGAAGAGAAGATCTCAACAATGTTAGAAATAAAACTGGCATAAGAAGTgtttctactttttatttttatttttataaacatttaggtttctaattattttgcaataaatacaacatatattgttttatagtagttttttttttcttttgagaaaaagtTACATAATCATGTTTATGCAGATAATATACCAAACAATTCAGCTATAATTTCCAgcaaccaacaaaaacaaaggcTTCATCTtagtaataaacatatttttacattaaatcatattttttgttaattatttagACATCGGATGTCAATCTAAAACTCTACATTAATTATAATTCAGGAAAATATTATGAACCATGCAACTTTGGGCTTTGGCCAACCATCATGCAAATGCCTATATTGTGGTGCATTATTGTGGTATGAAGAATGTGTATGAAAAGCAATGCATTATAGAAATCCACATATTCAATAAGATAATGTGTTATTTGAGCTAAATGTAAGTCACATCAGTTTCTATTCTAAGTGGAATATAAAACCATGACCACTTACTACCTGCTGCTCATATTCAATGTTTTCAAATAGGCATGAACTGCTCAAGTATGCGATctaaccaaaatttaaattttagcatATATAAGTTTTGACATCTGTCAATTTTCAGCCTAAGATAGtaagatatgaattttgaaaggtttacatacaaatataattttaaagtaaagtgaaattttatttgtttttaaacagTTTTGTCTAAAAAAATGTGTCtttgtaaaagtaaaaaaaatatatatttttttaaatagttttgtCTAAAAATGTGTCtttgtaaaagtaaaaaatattattttttttaaatagttttgtCTAAAAAATGTGTCtttgtaaaagtaaaaaatattatttttgttaaactatacCGTGCATCACACGGGTGGGTCAATAGCTagtatttaatattataaaaaaaaacaaaaaaaaaacaccatcaCCCTTAATCaaagttataagaaagaacaaaaatccaccgagagagagagagtactcacaatttttttgttggaaaaatatggattgaatgtgAGAAGTGATATcgaatttatacaaaataaagtagggagaagaagaatcaaaatataagaaagagaaaatgatagaaaaacGGTAAAATaaagagtagtggggagatatAGAGgcaaagagggggggggggggaaggttAGAAGAAGTGTAACAGCAAATGTGGACTAATAAGGAGGGTaagagttatttatttattattttttttaatagggagAATAAAAGTGAGTAAAGAAGATGTAAAAAATAAGTGGATGATGTGGCTATCGAGGAATCTACCATTAGAAGGTGGGAAGGGGAAGGGGAAGGAATACGTGAGAAACAAAAGGGAAGGAAATCCAGAGGTTGTAATTGTGAATGTGAGCATAGTAatattaaatgctacgcttcagattttagtaatatatagattagaaGGTGGGAAGGGGAAGGGGAAGGAATACGTGAGAAACAAAAGGGAAGGAAATCTAGAGGTTGTAATTGTGGTTTTCTAAGGGTTTTCAGTTTAGAAGACTTGGGTTTGAGCTTTAAGTAAGAATTAAATTTAGCAAAAGTGAATTGGtggaattaaatttaaaagaagtgGGTTTTATGGTGGAGACAGgctgaaaataattttagttttattagtattttaaaattgataaaaactattttaaaattgtaggataaatttaggaaaaaggaTGGAAATGACATGGATGCTGACGTGGCTTAATGTGAGCGTAGCAATATTAAATGCtacacttcagcttttagtaatatataaatataaataagataGAATAGACTCCATCCAAACTAAAATTGGAAAAGAACGTCTTGCTCTCTGGGCTAAGAAATGAGCAACAACATTACCTTACTTCACAAGATGAGAGAAAGAATAACTCCACAAGGAAGTTGTCTCTAAGTAAATGaccaaaagaagatgaaagcataTCTCCACCCTGTAGAGCCTTGACAACAATCTCAGAGTCTCCTGCAAAACTTGAGTGATTAAGACCTATCTCCTTCACAAACTGCACAACTCGTCTTGCAACTAACATCTCCAGAATCTAAACTGatgaaagttttttaattttttccaattgAGCCGCCATAACCTCACCTAATGAGTTCTGAACCACAACCCCAATCCCAGCTTCGTCTTGCTCTTCAAACATCGTCTCGCTCTTCAACCCCAAGTAAATGACCAAAAGGGGATTTAAGTCTTAATTTTCGACCAGCTAATACAATTGATTTACAAAGtagtaataaatattaaaattaaaatttagagattAATTAGaaagttgcaaaaaaataaGTCATGAatgtattgtttaaaaaattcttgCATGCACATACAAGGTTTTATGAGCCCTCCCTGCAAAATTTGTGATTGAAGTTCAAAGAAATTCaagtagatttttattttattttggttctaCGCCATTGCCCAGACACCACAAGAAGTGCTAGAACCACTAGGTTATCCCTCTAAACCCTAGTGGTTGATCTTTAAATATATCCAATTTACACCTGTCTATTACATGACTTCATAATTAGGAAATGGCATCGATAGTAACatgttaaattgttaatattCCTATATTACTACTACAATTTTCTTGGTCTCTTTACACAATATACCATGGATTCCTTTTAATCAAACCAACCATTTCTTGGCTTCTTGCAATTCCATGAATACCTTTATAGCCTCCTCAGGCTCGTTCTAATCAAATCCACCATGCAGAACCTTTTTTCCTCCCCAATATTGACTCTCAAATAAAGCAATTGCCTTTCAAGCCAAAGGAGCAATTATTTCCACAGCTCTTCGATGACTTGGAATCTGCAAAAGGATTGGGTCTTGCATTTTACACTTTCGTACCATTTGCTGATGATAATCACAGTTGATTGCACGGCTATACTAGGCAATGTATATACTATCAAAATAACATTGATGTGGTGGCCAAAACCTTTCTAATGCTTAAGTTAGAAAATAAAGGATGATGGAGCTTTGGTAACAGATGTGCCTTGGATAAGAATCCTACGATTggcattttattgtttttttcctgTACTCTTTGAGTTTACTGAGCTGTAGAGTAGCAACACTGTTATGGCTTTAACCCTTCCTAGCCTGTACAGGCGCATTCCACTATGTATGATTCTGCCGGTCTACCCTCTATACCATATTCACCAATAAAGCTACAAGAACTTGTAAAGAAATCAAAGCACCACAATCACCAACTAATAATCCCCTGTCAAACCTCCTCTAAGATTCAAGTCCTTATTTCTGAACAAGTTGCTTTTTGTAGAACTTGGACTAGTACAATCTCGAGATGACGAATCTGGAGGAAAAATGCAAGAAAGCTCAAGAGCTGAATTAACAAGCTGCTTTGGATTGTCTGTGCCTTTTCACTTGCAAGAGTTACATTAGTAAAAGACATCTGTTGcactaaacttaaaatttacACGATTTCAAATGATACATTAGAAATTATCAAATCACCACAAGATGAGAAATGGGCACACAATATACTATGGAACAACAGGGTTGATCTTACTCAAATTTCTTAGCCTAAGAAGCACATGCACAATCATCCCAGACAGAAAACCCTGCGCTGCACTTGAACCCACAAGTGAAACCGCTGTGCAAATAAGCATCACAAAAGATTCCTCCTTGGAATTCATGTCCCTTGAAGCCATAGCTAGCTCAATCCCCGCAAACAAGAGAAAAACTCCAGGTATCCCAACAGGAAATTGGTCCAAACTCTTCCCCAAAGAAGTCCCTAATACCAAACCCAACATCAATTTAGCTGTGCCAAGAAGTACCACACACCCACCACTCCTACCACCAAACTTGTACTGCCCAGCTAACCCACCATCACCATGGCAACTTGGCATAGCTCCAAACCAACACCCTATCACATTCATTAACCCGACCGTCACGGAAAGTGATGTGGCCGATAAGTCCTTCCCCGGAAAAAGATCAGACGACAACTTGCACACCCCGATCACAGAATTGTTTGGTAAATTGTTTCTATTAACTTCTCTCCCAGAAGCCAATCAAAGTGTCATCATTCCAGGTCACCTTATAACGTCTAGTTATTCCTAGTTATTCCTAGTTAGTACGGTTGGCTACTAGCAAGACCCAGAATATTGTTCAGAAACCTTCACATCCAATTTCACATACATGAAAGGATTTGAGCTGCCTCTACGGTTTCTCATCCTTGATGCCAGTGAATCAGCCATCTGCTCAATCTCAGGAAGAAATTTCAGAGCTTGATAATTCACCCTGCACCTTAGCCTGTTGATTTCTTGAGGAACATTGTCATACCTGAACCCAGATCATTGCATGCGACAATCATtacatttttttggataaatccAGAACTGCGACTGCAGTAAAACATAGACAAAAAACACTCATGACTTACCCAAGCCGATTGACAAAAGGTTTAAGTGCcattatcttcttctccttgatTTGGGGTAGAACATTATCAATGTAAAATTGTGCTGGTGCATACTTAGGAATGTTTTTTTTACTGTCCATCTATATAAAATAACACAATTTTGCAATCAAAACAAGTCATAAGCAATTGGCATAAATTAAACATCAAGATAACATTTAGTTCATTCATAAATGTTGACCTTATAATTCATAAGGTCAATCCAGGCATTTTGTATTCAGTAAAACCTTAAATAAACTATCTTGAAGTCCTATGTGAATAAGTTTTCAATTCCCTCTATGGTCACTAGCAAAAGCAacaacaatttcaaatttatttttcaattagtaCAAAAATCCAAATGAACAATTTCGTCCaaagatataaattataaatttagtgcaaaaatatatttgacTGATAACCATATTTTGTCAAGCGTAAAAGATCAAAGAAAACAATTTATAAATCCTGCAGAGGAAGAATATATGTTTTATTCGGGTTATTGTCTTTGTTAATGTCTCTAAATCAGAATCACAGAAAGCAGTCAAACCATATACTAGTGAAAAGCTCTGATTTGTCAGTAAACCAATCAGGGACATCACGGACGATTCGCACATCATGCTTCAGGTAGTCAATGAAATGATCTACATCAAAGATGTCTTCAAATTTCCTGcagaaatttaaaaagaaaagtaaagatagGTGTTCCTGAAAAAAAACATTACCATGCAGTGCTCAATGACGCGATGGTATCCATTGACCAATTGTTTTTTAGGTGGGAATTTGCTCAATTTAGCTCTGAGAGACAATACTAATGATCAAAATAGAACGATGGCAATAAAAGAAACTATTTGGACATGATGATTGAGCAGAACTTCATAATATCAataaagggattttttttttttttttgataagtaatataGTTAAAGGTTAgccaattgaaatcaaattaTAAGTGGAGTTCCTCTAGAAGATGCATTGAAATTTCATAtggtaaaatttcttttgaGTTACATAAAATTCAAGTGAAGACTGATCTGTACTGAGTGAATGATTTAAAGGTCTCACAGAATTAAACAATCTAATCTTCCAACGCACTCATCTGTGAAGTTCTAAAGATGTGATGGTGGAACAGGTCGTTGTGGCAGCATAATGGCCAGTGAGAGTGGTTGTGGTGGGTGCAATGGAAACAGTTCTGCTGGGGGGTTTATTTTAAAGgcttcagaaaaaaaaaaaagggggggggggggggggtggtcaCATAAAGTACTGGCACTGCCGCACTAATGATATTGGAAGCAGAAGGCAGCATTTGGTAGTGGTGTTCGTGTATATAATTGTGATGGTAGTCTGACTGGCAGCCATGAGGGCTATAGATGATGGTAGTGTAAGTTCTACTGGAGTAGGAAATTTAACTGCTGGTGTGGTGATAGCAGTTGTAGGTATCCTTGGAGTGGTGAGGATAATAGAGGTGCATTTGTCATGTAGTAAACTGGAAATAAATGAACTACTTCCTAGTGAGGAATCAAATGAGTAGTAACCCTTGAATTCAAACATGGAACCAGGAGTTCCCTTTGATTCCAAAAAGAATTGCATAAACACAGTTGTTATTTTCTACCAAAAATGGAAGAAATGGAATTTGGGGACCGAATTATATTTTAGATCATGAATTCATCTCCATCCAGCTATGCAGGAGACTCAAAtagatatttattttaatttagcattatttaattttactaACCGTGTTTGGTCAatggtattttaattttaggtcaTAGTATTTAATTAGGTATTAGTCTTGTAATTTCTAGAAGCAAGGTTATTTCGTAATGATGCAATTAGGTTTCTTACACCAATTCGAATTAGGGTTCAATATTCCAACATAAGCAAATTATATAGGAAGAACTGCAATCAGGGTTGCCTGAATCACCTCTCAAGTTCAATTCTCATCGCTGAGTGACAACCCGTCATG
This genomic window contains:
- the LOC126695721 gene encoding molybdate transporter 1-like; translation: MNVIGCWFGAMPSCHGDGGLAGQYKFGGRSGGCVVLLGTAKLMLGLVLGTSLGKSLDQFPVGIPGVFLLFAGIELAMASRDMNSKEESFVMLICTAVSLVGSSAAQGFLSGMIVHVLLRLRNLSKINPVVP